A genome region from candidate division WOR-3 bacterium includes the following:
- a CDS encoding ABC transporter ATP-binding protein: MLLRVKDLAVDYGAIRALHCVSFEVNEGEIVTLVGANGAGKSTTLRTISGLLKPSEGEIVFDGGRIDGMAGHEVVKLGIAHVPEGRQPFAYLTVHENLLLGAYHRPRGEAAESMERVFRSFPRLKERLGQTAGTLSGGELQMLAMGRGLMARPKLLMLDEPSMGLSPILVREIFDIIREINRQGTAILLIEQNAFMALQVAQRAYVLETGKVVLSGPAAELLRDQRVKAAYLGE; encoded by the coding sequence GATCCGGGCGCTGCACTGCGTCTCGTTCGAGGTGAATGAGGGCGAGATTGTCACTCTGGTCGGGGCCAACGGCGCGGGCAAGAGCACAACACTTCGCACCATTTCCGGGCTGCTGAAGCCGTCCGAGGGAGAGATTGTCTTCGATGGCGGGCGGATTGACGGCATGGCCGGGCACGAGGTGGTGAAGCTCGGCATTGCCCACGTGCCGGAGGGCAGGCAACCCTTCGCCTACCTGACCGTGCATGAGAACCTTCTGCTTGGAGCGTACCACCGGCCGCGGGGAGAAGCAGCCGAATCAATGGAAAGGGTGTTCAGGTCATTCCCAAGGCTCAAGGAACGGCTGGGCCAGACCGCGGGAACGCTGTCGGGCGGCGAACTCCAGATGCTCGCGATGGGACGCGGGCTGATGGCGCGGCCGAAGTTGCTGATGCTCGATGAACCTTCGATGGGACTGTCGCCAATACTGGTGCGAGAGATATTCGACATCATCCGTGAGATCAACCGCCAGGGCACGGCCATCCTGCTGATCGAGCAGAACGCGTTCATGGCCCTGCAGGTTGCGCAGCGGGCCTATGTGCTGGAAACCGGCAAGGTAGTGCTGTCCGGCCCGGCCGCTGAGCTGCTGCGGGATCAGAGAGTCAAAGCAGCATACCTAGGCGAATGA